Proteins encoded within one genomic window of Anastrepha ludens isolate Willacy chromosome 4, idAnaLude1.1, whole genome shotgun sequence:
- the LOC128860061 gene encoding uncharacterized protein LOC128860061: MGFRYQDLKDRGESIELERKESFTTERSHNGYIKRRKTLLRERFSHPHAKEVRKQQKQQSQRSAVLTTHRPATESGRNTTETFDNSPGSTALLNTCRDKSHLERAVNRTSVHLKRLAHEIDNEITKLKRERDKLMSRTRPHPLMRNAAIQNDFRVDEATTKLSLEQFNKLSNNIEFTIEKLSSQHKFVCTSPRCARDEQTSCRPRMRTIGLQKNTQRSSANCDNLKHLKAKLDTALHCSATNLEATLKAKGLLETAPPNCYAFDYGGTGDGQNSLKLYHLQNCRCAGGCNQNDCSCKKVCEHYNSSGNYNGMLCNKNTYVEKGFTPCSEYKYCRDEYRYDYPKQNNCMVPVMNAPCTPCVPCQPYPPCQPCIPYLPPCPTYNESRSSKGKAQVIYGRQLSDLNTDEFYHPTGPSRTKRSPTKHGSARLSNTKERLTVDVPKDGRTQVDIERHDRARSKSPRKREGDEKTKQRNYYQTAKGAPPDKAKRQVRERNKSQRKSESSGSVDSAEGARHTQSKEKLLEITFTKERRRKHSSESGDDCVQYELQTPDREYSRETRHSMKQMTITAYKPCKPDENETGRWKKKNHKSKDQGDDDKTWDERLRQAKDPRDVDDWNAGIPTITEVYDDYRVGDAWTAEEDNVVGQPATSQYVGGYRQLLDASPRRSYDIMPVQKNTVRDIPPSHSPRPGQRSRPAEWQNVDERGRGSRGADSRDITGNGFGRDGQHRTGSEYSHSRQSDSFRAYGLEEKPGRDGSYSPIKKGATGYDEESRRAYTPSDKSRPDATASPNGKPRSRRAAPNRDQDSNVMATPDTKYTSDGKLYGARESDPSPIRIPLAAHTSDGQQKDFIKAKPQGEYGAEKMYSEQKRLERDDSVSEEKRRIDKSGKLDTGHIVSPGTASEVPEIKIEDLNESDRSARSAKDESPLANLPERDKFAIKGEMVLEPQQALELKYKDGDKLRQTEDQTGPSGKVSGAADKSRKPETHDATERDGRGPESIKPTDRTERSERLSRPDTLGESYVSGRMGEATDPDRYQLLSPFPSLESPAIYMRPRTTNPDYATACRPPSVDCPRNASPRVNCIENAGDVYMCQPRLCNTPNGSPPSSPCRCVSPKRSGSEVPYAKLGDQYTHSPVRQLAATSHLAIALQPDAATGNYIPCPSPRISKNCIYLRSTGTQYSDTNIGGQEDRCAPQYAPLPKQCRKSEETAKSLCMAPCSSVRGSPRQDLHSNCDSESPRSNYKFLCDEENEEYDGKVNFSNDQWCEMMEITNSEKTRTIIAQQQQREQQQKQCSQSTGYKKFFLPRRYEKKVVPGQPLSDCNNMSPWADGLQNPPPKSLQQQPRYPNIMDRRTPRFNATMPPHQEMPEEEARCAQEMPQYPQYMPQPHVKFLEQNLRQYENCDPSCYARAEETNFQNQDRSAMLEQTPRDRSCFDAYREYENTRIPEFTGCPCMFKTYLNMVTLYYPEYRIRICDSDTAIEDDEFTNY; this comes from the exons ATGGGCTTTCGGTATCAAGATCTTAAAGATAGGG GGGAAAGCATTGAACTAGAGCGCAAGGAAAGCTTTACAACCGAACGCAGCCATAACGGATATATAAAACGTAGAAAGACCCTATTACGTGAACGATTTTCGCATCCGCATGCAAAGGAGGTGCGGAAACAACAGAAGCAGCAATCACAACGCAGTGCAGTGCTAACAACACATAGACCGGCTACCGAATCGGGTCGCAACACTACCGAAACTTTCGATAACTCGCCAGGCAGCACCGCCTTGTTAAACACCTGTCGCGATAAGTCTCACCTAGAGCGCGCAGTCAATCGCACGTCGGTGCATTTGAAGCGTTTGGCACACGAAATCGATAATGAAATTACCAAATTGAAACGTGAACGCGACAAACTAATGTCTAGAACGCGTCCGCATCCATTGATGCGTAACGCTGCCATACAAAACGATTTTCGGGTGGACGAGGCAACGACGAAACTAAGTTTGGAACAATTCAATAAGCTCTCCAACAATATCGAATTTACAATCGAAAAATTGTCGAGTCAACACAAATTCGTTTGTACTTCACCGCGTTGCGCGCGTGACGAGCAGACTTCGTGTCGGCCGCGTATGCGCACTATCGGTTTGCAGAAGAATACACAACGCAGCAGTGCTAATTGCGATAATTTAAAGCATCTGAAGGCGAAACTTGACACTGCCCTACATTGCTCGGCCACCAATCTGGAAGCCACCCTGAAGGCAAAGGGGCTGCTCGAAACGGCTCCACCCAATTGCTATGCTTTTGACTATGGCGGTACGGGTGATGGCCAGAATTCATTGAAACTTTATCACTTACAAAATTGTCGCTGCGCTGGTGGCTGCAATCAAAATGATTGCAGTTGTAAGAAAGTTTGTGAGCACTACAACAGCAGCGGCAATTACAATGGCATGTTGTGCAACAAGAATACGTATGTGGAGAAGGGCTTTACGCCGTGTAGTGAGTATAAATATTGCCGCGATGAGTATCGCTATGACTATCCTAAGCAGAATAATTGTATGGTGCCAGTGATGAATGCACCATGCACTCCTTGTGTACCATGCCAGCCATATCCGCCTTGCCAACCATGCATACCCTACCTACCGCCCTGTCCCACATACAACGAAAGTCGGTCAAGCAAGGGCAAGGCACAAGTTATCTATGGCCGGCAATTGAGTGATCTTAATACGGATGAGTTTTATCATCCCACTGGGCCTTCACGCACAAAGCGTTCACCAACCAAACATGGCAGTGCAAGGCTCTCAAACACCAAGGAGCGTTTAACGGTGGACGTACCTAAGGATGGTCGCACACAAGTCGATATTGAGAGGCATGATCGTGCGCGTAGCAAATCGCCACGAAAAAGGGAAGGCGATGAGAAAACTAAACAGCGAAACTACTACCAAACTGCTAAAGGGGCACCGCCAGATAAAGCGAAACGGCAGGTGCGGGAGCGTAATAAGTCACAACGCAAGAGTGAATCATCAGGCAGCGTGGATTCCGCGGAAGGAGCTCGCCACACGCAGAGTAAAGAAAAGTTACTCGAAATCACTTTCACAAAGGAAAGGCGTCGCAAACACTCCTCAGAGTCAGGTGATGACTGTGTACAATATGAGTTGCAAACGCCTGATCGAGAGTACTCACGAGAGACAAGACACTCTATGAAGCAGATGACAATTACGGCATATAAACCTTGTAAACCAGATGAGAATGAGACAGGCCgctggaaaaagaaaaatcacaaaagCAAAGATCAAGGTGATGACGATAAAACATGGGATGAACGTCTAAGGCAAGCGAAAGATCCACGTGATGTGGATGATTGGAATGCTGGTATTCCCACTATAACAGAAGTCTACGACGACTATCGAGTGGGTGATGCATGGACTGCCGAAGAAGACAATGTCGTCGGGCAGCCTGCAACCTCGCAATATGTTGGAGGCTATAGGCAGCTGCTTGACGCCTCACCAAGGCGAAGTTACGACATTATGCCTGTACAAAAAAACACAGTTCGCGATATTCCGCCATCTCACAGTCCACGACCTGGACAACGTTCACGCCCTGCAGAATGGCAGAATGTCGATGAGAGAGGTCGCGGATCACGAGGAGCAGATTCAAGAGATATAACAGGTAACGGCTTTGGACGAGATGGACAGCACAGAACTGGAAGCGAATATAGTCACAGTCGGCAATCGGATTCATTTAGGGCATATGGGCTTGAAGAGAAACCTGGACGCGATGGTAGTTATAGTCCCATTAAAAAGGGAGCTACGGGATATGATGAGGAGTCTAGACGTGCTTACACACCAAGTGATAAATCTAGACCAGATGCTACCGCAAGTCCAAATGGAAAACCGCGTTCACGTCGCGCGGCACCTAATCGGGACCAGGATTCTAACGTAATGGCCACACCAGATACTAAGTATACTTCAGATGGAAAACTTTATGGAGCACGTG AGAGTGACCCCAGTCCAATAAGAATACCTCTAGCAGCACATACCAGTGATGGTCAGCAGAAAGATTTCATAAAAGCCAAGCCACAGGGAGAATACGGCGCAGAAAAAATGTACAGCGAACAAAAACGCCTCGAGCGTGACGATTCTGTGTCCGAAGAAAAACGTAGAATAGATAAAAGTGGAAAACTCGACACAGGACATATTGTATCACCAGGTACAGCGTCAGAAGTTCCGGAAATTAAAATTGAGGACCTGAATGAAAGTGATAGAAGCGCAAGAAGTGCAAAGG ATGAAAGCCCCTTGGCTAATTTACCCGAACGCGATAAATTTGCCATTAAAGGAGAAATGGTACTAGAACCACAACAAGCATTAGAATTGAAGTATAAAGATGGCGATAAATTGCGACAAACAGAAGATCAAACAGGACCAAGTGGAAAGGTAAGTGGAGCAGCCGATAAATCTAGAAAGCCAGAAACTCATGATGCCACCGAGAGAGATGGAAGAGGACCAGAGAGCATAAAACCAACGGACAGAACCGAAAGAAGCGAACGACTTAGTAGGCCCGACACACTCGGTGAATCTTATGTGTCTGGTAGGATGGGAGAAGCAACTGATCCAGATAGATATCAACTACTAAGTCCTTTCCCCAGTCTGGAATCGCCCGCAATTTATATGAGACCGCGCACAACTAATCCAGACTATGCAACTGCTTGTCGGCCTCCTTCAGTTGACTGTCCTAGAAACGCAAGCCCACGTGTGAATTGCATCGAAAATGCTGGCGATGTGTATATGTGCCAACCACGATTATGCAACACACCAAATGGCTCTCCTCCATCATCGCCGTGTAGATGTGTTTCTCCGAAACGAAGTGGATCCGAAGTACCATACGCGAAGTTGGGCGACCAATATACGCATTCACCTGTACGCCAACTAGCTGCCACCTCTCATTTGGCTATTGCGCTGCAGCCAGATGCAGCGACTGGCAATTATATACCATGCCCATCTCCGCGAATatctaaaaattgcatatatCTGCGTTCGACGGGAACGCAATACTCGGACACGAACATTGGAGGACAAGAGGATCGTTGCGCCCCACAATATGCACCACTGCCTAAACAATGCCGAAAGTCCGAAGAAACAGCTAAGAGTTTATGTATGGCGCCATGTTCGAGTGTACGTGGTTCACCTCGTCAAGATTTGCATTCAAATTGTGATTCCGAAAGTCCACGAAGCAATTACAAGTTTCTATGTGATGAGGAGAATGAGGAGTACGATGGTAAAGTAAATTTCAGTAATGATCAGTGGTGCGAAATGATGGAAATCACCAATTCCGAGAAAACACGCACCATAatcgcacaacaacaacaacgagagcaacaacaaaagcaatgttCGCAGAGTACAGGCTACAAGAAATTCTTTTTGCCACGGCGGTATGAAAAGAAAGTCGTTCCTGGTCAACCATTAAGTGATTGCAACAATATGTCTCCTTGGGCAGATGGATTGCAAAATCCACCTCCGAAAtcattacaacaacaaccacgctATCCCAACATCATGGATCGACGCACGCCACGTTTCAATGCCACAATGCCACCACATCAGGAAATGCCGGAGGAGGAAGCCAGATGTGCGCAAGAAATGCCACAATATCCACAATATATGCCACAGCCGCATGTAAAATTCTTGGAACAAAATTTACGGCAGTACGAAAATTGCGATCCCTCTTGTTATGCGCGTGCGGAAG AAACGAATTTTCAAAATCAAGATCGAAGTGCGATGCTTGAACAAACGCCAAGAG ATCGCTCCTGTTTCGATGCCTACCGAGAGTACGAAAATACGCGCATACCAGAATTTACAGGCTGCCCTTGCATGTTCAAAACATATCTAAACATGGTAACACTTTACTATCCAGAGTATCGGATTAGAATATGTGATAGCGATACAGCAATTGAGGATGATGAATTTACCAACTATTAG